A stretch of Blautia liquoris DNA encodes these proteins:
- a CDS encoding transketolase, whose protein sequence is MDYEKKAKEIRQEILKMLFACQSGHPGGSLSCVEMLMALYYDIMNIDSKNPKKADRDRFVLSKGHACPTQYAILADLGYFPKEDLAGLRQADSHLQGHPDCKKTPGIEVNTGSLGQGISQAVGLAMAAKHAKADYKIYTVIGDGECQEGLVWEAAMAAAHYKLDNLCVLLDYNGLQIDGSNNQVMGLGNITEKFEAFGFACFEADGHDIQAIEDAIEEPNSGKPKFICCHTIKGKGVSFMENQVGWHGKPMNEEQFKTAMKELGA, encoded by the coding sequence ATGGATTACGAAAAAAAAGCAAAAGAGATTCGTCAGGAAATATTAAAAATGTTGTTTGCATGTCAATCGGGTCATCCGGGTGGATCCCTGTCATGTGTAGAAATGCTTATGGCTCTTTACTATGACATTATGAATATTGATTCCAAAAATCCAAAGAAAGCGGATCGGGATCGGTTTGTACTTAGCAAGGGACATGCGTGCCCCACACAGTATGCAATTTTGGCAGATTTGGGATATTTCCCGAAAGAAGATCTGGCAGGACTTCGTCAGGCAGATAGTCATCTTCAAGGGCATCCGGATTGCAAAAAAACTCCGGGGATTGAGGTGAACACAGGATCTCTTGGTCAGGGAATCTCGCAGGCAGTGGGACTTGCAATGGCAGCAAAGCATGCAAAAGCGGATTATAAGATATACACAGTAATTGGTGACGGTGAATGCCAGGAAGGACTTGTATGGGAAGCGGCAATGGCTGCAGCTCATTATAAGCTTGATAATCTTTGCGTTCTCTTAGATTATAATGGCCTTCAAATTGACGGAAGTAATAATCAGGTTATGGGACTTGGAAATATCACTGAGAAATTTGAAGCTTTTGGTTTTGCTTGCTTTGAAGCGGACGGGCATGACATCCAGGCAATCGAAGATGCAATAGAGGAGCCAAACTCTGGAAAGCCTAAATTTATATGCTGTCATACAATCAAAGGCAAGGGCGTTTCCTTTATGGAAAACCAGGTTGGATGGCATGGAAAACCAATGAATGAAGAACAGTTTAAGACAGCAATGAAAGAATTGGGGGCATAA
- a CDS encoding cupin domain-containing protein, translated as MEILNYSFDGEGMQRVFENEKWTVGIKNWKPANDITGINNLERHNKTDELFVLIAGSCTLIYANEKDGELELKTVKMEKNKVYNIPSTLWHNTITSKDTKMILIEDSNTSMDNTELVDLNSEQLDKIKTLV; from the coding sequence ATGGAGATTTTAAATTATTCGTTCGACGGTGAAGGCATGCAGAGGGTCTTCGAAAATGAAAAATGGACAGTTGGAATTAAGAATTGGAAGCCTGCCAATGATATTACAGGAATTAATAATTTGGAACGTCATAATAAGACTGACGAATTATTTGTGTTAATTGCCGGATCCTGTACCTTGATTTATGCAAATGAAAAAGATGGTGAGCTTGAATTAAAAACAGTTAAGATGGAAAAGAATAAGGTTTACAATATTCCATCAACTCTATGGCATAATACTATAACGAGTAAAGATACAAAAATGATTCTGATCGAGGATTCCAATACATCCATGGATAATACAGAACTTGTTGATTTAAATTCGGAACAGCTTGATAAGATTAAAACGCTGGTATAA
- a CDS encoding transketolase family protein, translated as MGKSLRVAYGEALVKLGQKNDKVVALDADLAHATMSATFAEAFPDRFFNMGIAEGDLMCAASGFAHTGFIPFASTFALFGAGRAYEEIRNSIAYANANVKFAFSHSGLSVGEDGGSHQSIEDVALMREMPNMTVFVPCDPLEVEKAVFAAAKMNGPVYIRVARPVCEDITTPETPFIPGKANILKDGNDVCIIAMGLMVPIALKAAKMLETDGISAAVVNMHTIKPIDIETILSMNDKCKGIITAEEHSVIGGLGSAVSEVLAGHAGAKFARIGIQDKFGKSGKPDELFEEYGLTAENIAASCKATM; from the coding sequence ATGGGAAAATCCTTGAGAGTTGCTTATGGAGAAGCGTTAGTAAAATTAGGACAAAAAAATGATAAGGTTGTAGCATTGGATGCAGATCTGGCACATGCAACGATGTCTGCAACATTTGCAGAAGCATTCCCAGACCGCTTCTTTAACATGGGGATTGCGGAAGGGGACTTAATGTGTGCGGCATCGGGATTCGCACATACAGGATTTATTCCATTTGCAAGCACGTTCGCTCTTTTTGGGGCTGGAAGAGCTTATGAAGAAATTCGTAACTCTATCGCATATGCAAATGCAAATGTAAAATTTGCTTTTTCTCATTCCGGGCTTTCGGTTGGGGAAGATGGCGGGAGCCATCAGTCAATTGAAGATGTCGCACTTATGAGGGAAATGCCAAATATGACGGTTTTTGTACCTTGCGATCCACTTGAAGTTGAAAAAGCTGTTTTTGCAGCAGCCAAAATGAATGGTCCGGTTTATATTCGTGTAGCCAGACCAGTCTGTGAGGATATTACAACACCAGAGACACCGTTCATTCCCGGTAAAGCAAACATTCTAAAAGATGGAAATGATGTATGTATCATTGCTATGGGATTAATGGTACCCATTGCTTTGAAAGCTGCAAAGATGCTGGAAACTGACGGGATTTCTGCGGCAGTTGTAAATATGCACACCATTAAACCAATTGATATTGAAACAATTCTTTCAATGAACGATAAGTGTAAGGGGATTATCACAGCAGAAGAGCATTCGGTGATTGGCGGACTTGGATCTGCAGTGTCGGAGGTGCTGGCAGGACATGCAGGCGCAAAATTTGCAAGGATTGGAATTCAAGACAAGTTTGGAAAATCTGGAAAACCAGATGAGTTGTTCGAAGAATATGGACTTACTGCTGAGAATATTGCAGCAAGCTGCAAAGCAACAATGTAG
- a CDS encoding carbohydrate ABC transporter permease: protein MVKKKSIYPYLLVAPALIIILCVVFVPVINAIGMSFQSYDLRRPKEIAFCGLENYITVFKDKLFWKALWKTILWVVFGVGFQFVFGFVLALLLKKKFKGRGAVRAVSLIPWVTPGVLIGLMWRWMYDGNYGVINDLLGKIHLLDKNIPFLSQTNTAFPAVIITIIWQGIPFFALMILAGLQGIPEELYEAADVDGATGFQKLFKITIPSIKNTLFVTTLLRVIWVANSVDVIFNMTEGGPAYSSQTLSVYVFNKAQALDLGYSSAMAILLTLVLCLVAIPYLIFTFREEDS from the coding sequence ATGGTTAAAAAGAAAAGTATCTATCCATATTTACTGGTGGCACCTGCTTTGATCATTATTTTGTGTGTAGTTTTTGTTCCGGTTATCAATGCAATCGGAATGAGTTTTCAAAGTTATGATTTGCGAAGACCAAAGGAAATTGCATTCTGTGGTCTTGAGAATTATATTACAGTATTTAAAGACAAACTGTTTTGGAAGGCGCTTTGGAAGACAATTCTCTGGGTGGTATTTGGTGTTGGATTTCAGTTTGTATTTGGTTTTGTTCTGGCTTTGCTTTTGAAAAAGAAGTTTAAAGGACGTGGGGCCGTACGTGCAGTCAGTCTGATTCCATGGGTGACCCCGGGTGTATTAATCGGACTTATGTGGAGATGGATGTATGACGGCAATTATGGTGTGATTAACGATTTATTAGGAAAGATACATCTGCTGGATAAAAATATACCGTTCTTATCTCAGACAAATACAGCCTTTCCGGCGGTTATAATTACAATTATATGGCAGGGGATTCCATTCTTTGCGCTGATGATTCTGGCGGGACTTCAGGGAATTCCTGAGGAACTTTATGAAGCGGCAGATGTGGATGGTGCAACAGGTTTCCAAAAACTATTTAAAATAACAATACCCAGTATAAAAAACACACTTTTTGTAACAACTCTTCTTCGAGTTATATGGGTTGCAAACTCTGTTGATGTCATCTTTAATATGACAGAAGGAGGACCGGCATATTCATCACAGACACTAAGCGTTTATGTGTTTAATAAGGCGCAGGCTCTGGATTTGGGATACTCTTCGGCTATGGCAATTCTTCTGACACTGGTTCTTTGTCTGGTAGCAATACCATATCTGATATTTACATTTAGAGAGGAAGACAGCTGA
- the mgtA gene encoding magnesium-translocating P-type ATPase produces the protein MKKKLFYRTEVKKTAEETACRAKTTERLKSTATAEVDALYNYLETTPDGLGEQAVEKSREQYGGNQITRGKKNSLAMGIIQAFINPFTAVLFILAAISLFTDVIMADTGEKNPMTVVIIVSMVLISGILRFVQEARSGNAADNLLKMIKTTTNVERQGIGRAEIPLEDVVVGDLIHLSAGDMIPADLRIIAARDLFISQSALTGESASVEKTSGAYNGDCDAVTEIPNLAFMGTNVISGTASGLVVAAGDDTIFGDMAKNIDVQPVKTSFEKGVNSVSWLLIRFMLVMVTVVLFINGFTNGDWMEAILFSISVAVGLTPEMLPMIVTTCLAKGAVSMSREKTIVKNLNSIQNLGSIDILCTDKTGTLTQDKVVLEYHMDIHGNEDARVLRHAFLNSYYQTGLKNLMDVAIIERTHEEENTEQSLSGLSDQYQKVDEIPFDFERRRMSVVVSDSTGKTQMITKGAVEEMLSISNYAEYDGQVIPLTQSIREYILRKVNDLNEDGMRVIAVAQKTNPSPVGAFSVTDESNMVLIGYLAFLDPPKESTAQAVKALHQHGVEVKILTGDNDKVTRSVCRQVGIPVGHMLLGSDLDKMSDIELGEAAEKTSVFAKLSPQQKARVITVLRDQGHSVGYMGDGINDAAGMKASDVGISVDTAVDIAKESADVILLEKDLTVLDKGIIEGRKTYANMIKYIKMTASSNFGNVFSVVIASAFLPFIPMLPIHLILLNLIYDLSCTAIPWDNVDGEFLAVPRKWDASSIGKFMLWIGPTSSVFDITTYLLLYFIICPAMCGGQLYHQITDPGMKAYYIALFHSGWFVESMWSQTLVIHMIRTPKLPFIQSHASLSVTLLTFSGIAALTVIPFTPFGASIGLAELPPVYFAWLGLTILLYMLLATAAKNMFVRRYGELL, from the coding sequence ATGAAGAAAAAATTATTTTATCGCACAGAAGTAAAAAAGACAGCCGAGGAGACAGCATGCCGTGCTAAAACCACGGAAAGACTGAAATCCACAGCGACTGCTGAAGTTGATGCATTATACAATTATCTGGAAACCACACCTGACGGTTTAGGCGAACAAGCCGTGGAAAAATCCAGAGAACAATATGGCGGCAATCAAATCACACGAGGAAAGAAGAATTCCCTTGCCATGGGAATCATCCAGGCATTTATCAATCCCTTTACCGCTGTTTTGTTTATACTTGCCGCAATATCACTTTTTACCGATGTTATTATGGCAGACACAGGCGAAAAGAATCCCATGACAGTGGTTATCATCGTATCCATGGTACTGATTTCCGGTATTCTGCGCTTTGTACAGGAAGCCAGGAGCGGAAATGCCGCGGATAATCTTTTGAAGATGATTAAGACTACCACCAATGTGGAGCGTCAGGGAATTGGAAGGGCTGAAATCCCGCTGGAAGATGTAGTAGTCGGTGATCTCATACATCTGTCAGCAGGAGACATGATTCCTGCTGACTTACGAATCATTGCCGCCAGAGACTTATTCATAAGCCAGTCTGCCCTTACCGGAGAAAGTGCATCTGTAGAAAAAACATCCGGTGCATATAACGGGGATTGCGATGCCGTTACAGAGATTCCAAACCTGGCATTCATGGGTACCAATGTAATCAGCGGCACCGCCTCCGGTTTGGTTGTCGCCGCCGGGGATGACACGATTTTTGGTGATATGGCAAAAAACATTGATGTTCAGCCTGTGAAAACCAGTTTTGAAAAGGGGGTTAACTCCGTTTCCTGGCTTCTGATCCGGTTTATGCTTGTGATGGTAACTGTGGTACTGTTCATCAATGGTTTTACCAACGGAGACTGGATGGAAGCTATATTATTTTCTATATCTGTAGCTGTCGGACTGACTCCTGAGATGCTTCCGATGATTGTTACCACCTGCCTGGCAAAAGGTGCGGTCAGCATGTCCAGAGAAAAAACAATCGTAAAGAATTTAAATTCTATCCAGAATCTTGGATCTATTGATATTCTCTGCACGGATAAGACTGGTACGCTGACACAGGATAAGGTGGTTCTGGAATACCATATGGATATCCACGGAAACGAAGATGCAAGGGTACTTCGCCACGCCTTTTTAAACAGCTACTATCAGACTGGTCTGAAGAACCTTATGGATGTGGCAATTATAGAACGTACGCATGAAGAAGAAAACACAGAGCAGAGCCTTTCGGGACTCTCTGACCAATATCAGAAGGTGGATGAGATCCCATTTGATTTTGAGCGGCGCCGCATGAGCGTAGTTGTCTCCGATTCTACCGGCAAAACCCAGATGATTACAAAAGGTGCAGTCGAAGAGATGCTTTCCATCTCAAATTATGCAGAATACGACGGGCAGGTTATTCCACTGACACAATCCATCCGGGAGTATATTCTGCGCAAAGTCAATGATCTGAATGAGGATGGAATGCGCGTCATAGCTGTTGCACAGAAAACGAATCCTTCTCCGGTTGGAGCCTTTTCCGTTACAGACGAGTCCAATATGGTTCTCATCGGCTACCTGGCCTTTCTGGATCCGCCGAAGGAATCCACAGCCCAGGCTGTAAAGGCACTGCATCAGCATGGAGTCGAGGTCAAGATTCTCACAGGGGACAATGATAAAGTAACCCGTTCCGTCTGCCGTCAGGTGGGAATTCCCGTCGGTCATATGCTTCTTGGTTCTGATCTGGATAAGATGAGCGATATCGAACTGGGTGAAGCAGCCGAAAAAACCAGCGTCTTTGCAAAGTTGTCTCCTCAACAGAAGGCACGTGTCATCACAGTACTGCGCGATCAGGGGCATAGTGTGGGATATATGGGAGATGGCATCAATGATGCCGCCGGAATGAAGGCCTCAGATGTGGGTATATCTGTGGATACTGCCGTAGATATCGCAAAAGAATCTGCGGATGTAATCCTGCTCGAAAAAGACTTAACAGTTCTTGATAAAGGTATTATTGAAGGACGTAAGACCTATGCGAATATGATAAAATACATTAAGATGACGGCAAGCTCTAATTTCGGAAATGTTTTTTCAGTGGTTATAGCGAGCGCATTCCTTCCCTTCATTCCTATGCTGCCTATTCATCTGATTTTGCTTAATCTGATTTATGATTTAAGCTGTACAGCGATTCCATGGGACAATGTGGACGGCGAGTTTCTTGCGGTACCAAGAAAATGGGATGCCTCCTCTATAGGAAAATTCATGCTGTGGATTGGGCCGACCAGTTCTGTGTTTGATATCACGACTTACCTGCTTTTGTACTTTATCATCTGCCCGGCCATGTGCGGCGGACAGTTATATCATCAAATTACCGACCCCGGCATGAAGGCCTATTATATCGCACTCTTCCATTCCGGATGGTTCGTCGAATCGATGTGGAGCCAGACACTTGTCATTCACATGATTCGTACACCTAAGCTGCCATTTATCCAAAGTCACGCTTCCCTTTCGGTCACCCTGCTGACCTTTTCAGGAATAGCTGCTTTGACTGTGATACCATTTACACCCTTTGGAGCGTCTATCGGACTTGCAGAACTTCCTCCGGTATACTTTGCCTGGCTGGGACTCACCATACTCCTCTATATGCTATTGGCTACGGCTGCTAAAAACATGTTTGTTCGAAGATATGGTGAATTGTTGTAA
- a CDS encoding carbohydrate ABC transporter permease, with product MKRESLLKRFFTLYLPLAVILVFILFPFYWTFITSIKPDSELYGAITYWPKHVQWESYKKLFTTTVDFLGAMKNSFVVAILTTMVSLTASTLASYAFSRYRFPGRKAMMALFLSNNMFPTVLLLIPLYTIMRNMGLLYKPASLVLAYTTFTLPFSVWLLNGFFNDLPLSLEEAALIDGCNRRKAFFKIILPILSPCLVATGVYIFMTSWNEYTFAVMFTNKASRTIPVALKSLIGQLGVDWGMLTAGGIITIIPVCIMFFFAQKRLVEGLTAGAVKG from the coding sequence ATGAAAAGAGAATCATTATTGAAGAGATTTTTTACATTGTATCTTCCGCTTGCAGTGATTTTGGTATTCATTCTGTTCCCGTTTTATTGGACATTTATTACGTCTATCAAGCCAGACTCAGAATTATATGGAGCAATAACCTACTGGCCAAAACACGTTCAATGGGAATCATATAAAAAACTATTTACGACAACAGTGGATTTTCTGGGTGCAATGAAAAACAGCTTCGTTGTAGCGATATTAACAACGATGGTATCACTGACTGCCTCAACACTGGCATCCTATGCTTTTTCAAGATATAGATTTCCTGGGCGTAAAGCAATGATGGCCTTGTTTTTAAGCAATAATATGTTTCCAACAGTATTGCTTTTGATTCCGCTATACACGATTATGAGAAACATGGGTCTGCTTTATAAACCGGCATCTCTTGTTCTGGCATATACGACCTTCACGCTTCCGTTTTCTGTATGGCTGTTAAATGGATTCTTTAATGATTTACCATTGTCGCTGGAAGAGGCAGCTTTGATAGACGGATGCAACAGAAGAAAAGCGTTTTTCAAAATCATTCTGCCCATTTTAAGTCCATGCCTTGTTGCAACGGGTGTATATATTTTTATGACTTCATGGAATGAGTATACGTTTGCAGTTATGTTTACGAATAAAGCGTCAAGAACAATTCCGGTTGCGCTTAAGAGTTTGATTGGACAACTGGGGGTTGACTGGGGAATGCTGACTGCCGGCGGTATTATTACAATTATTCCAGTATGTATTATGTTTTTCTTTGCACAGAAGAGACTAGTTGAGGGCCTAACTGCGGGAGCAGTTAAGGGGTGA
- a CDS encoding APC family permease, protein MSSDSGGSTKQLKQVLGFWDLMGAAVGQIIGAGIMTLLGAAIGMTGRSVPLAFLIAAIITIAGYFPLLLISGTVRLRGGQYTQVAMLAGDKFAGAFTIIYIFSNLSLSMYAISFASYFISLFGIGNEKLVAFIVLTIFYILNCFGIDKFAKAQNLIVVILVVALGLFAAMGVGKIEPGYFDKASFMTGGMKGLLQAGGLLTFAIGGGSVVINLSAEAKNPTKDIPIVMIVSTLLVAVLYGFISFIAAGVLPVEQVTGQNLTLVADKILPRPVYVFFIVCGAGFALISTLNAQLAWGPKPVMQACDDGWLPEGLAKLSKYNTPVIILTILYVVAIVCVFTGLSVDVLGNMCLVANGVITLMINARVYKLPEVCPEAWETSRFKVGSPAMMAITIIGTISSILIIILNASTLSPTLLGLNIVVIVCAFIFSFLRSKKTHVEISYEKV, encoded by the coding sequence ATGTCAAGTGACTCTGGTGGCAGTACAAAGCAACTGAAACAAGTTTTGGGTTTTTGGGATTTAATGGGGGCAGCCGTTGGACAAATCATCGGGGCAGGTATTATGACGCTGCTTGGTGCAGCAATAGGAATGACAGGGAGGTCGGTGCCCTTAGCTTTTTTAATTGCTGCCATTATAACTATAGCTGGGTATTTTCCGCTGCTTTTGATTAGTGGAACTGTTCGCCTCAGAGGAGGTCAATATACGCAGGTTGCCATGCTGGCAGGAGATAAATTTGCAGGTGCCTTTACGATTATCTACATATTTTCAAATCTTTCTTTGTCCATGTATGCGATATCATTTGCAAGCTATTTTATATCACTTTTCGGGATTGGTAATGAGAAATTAGTTGCGTTCATTGTTTTAACAATTTTCTATATTTTGAATTGTTTTGGGATTGACAAGTTTGCAAAAGCTCAAAACCTAATTGTTGTTATTCTTGTGGTAGCTCTTGGATTGTTTGCCGCAATGGGCGTTGGAAAAATTGAACCAGGATATTTTGATAAAGCTTCATTCATGACAGGTGGAATGAAAGGGCTGCTTCAGGCGGGCGGACTTCTCACTTTCGCTATTGGGGGAGGATCTGTGGTTATTAATCTTTCAGCAGAGGCAAAGAATCCGACAAAGGATATTCCTATAGTTATGATTGTATCTACCCTTTTGGTAGCTGTTTTATATGGATTTATTTCTTTTATTGCAGCAGGTGTCCTGCCAGTTGAGCAGGTAACAGGGCAGAATCTCACGCTTGTAGCAGACAAGATTCTTCCAAGACCAGTGTATGTTTTCTTTATTGTTTGTGGTGCGGGTTTTGCATTGATTTCTACATTAAATGCTCAGCTTGCATGGGGACCGAAACCAGTGATGCAGGCCTGTGACGATGGGTGGCTTCCTGAAGGACTGGCTAAGCTATCAAAATATAATACTCCAGTTATAATATTGACTATTTTGTATGTTGTTGCTATCGTATGCGTGTTTACAGGATTGAGTGTTGATGTTCTAGGCAATATGTGCCTTGTTGCCAATGGAGTAATTACTTTGATGATCAATGCCAGAGTTTATAAATTACCAGAAGTATGTCCGGAGGCATGGGAAACATCTAGGTTTAAAGTGGGATCCCCTGCTATGATGGCAATTACGATCATCGGGACAATCTCGTCAATTTTAATTATTATACTGAATGCGTCAACATTGAGCCCAACCTTATTAGGTTTAAATATAGTTGTAATTGTATGTGCGTTTATATTCTCATTTTTGCGGAGCAAAAAGACTCATGTGGAAATCAGCTATGAAAAAGTGTGA
- a CDS encoding MalY/PatB family protein — protein sequence MKYDFTSIMDRHEKDSIAVDGLGCSPGFAPDCPKEGFDTIPMWVADMNFPTVPTITEEIIKRAKHPAFGYFSSTDEYFDSIIRWQKNRNGVEGLEKQHIGYENGVLGGVVSALNVFCSKGDNVLLHSPTYIGFTMCVENNGYNIVHTPLIPDDKGIWRMDYEDMEKKIVDNKIHAAIFCSPHNPCGRVWEREEIEKAMEIYKKHDVFVISDEIWSDIITSGYKHIPTQSISEDARQRTVALYAPSKTFNLAGLVGSYHIIYNNWIRERVDKESSLSHYNDMNVLSMHALIGAYKPEGYEWVDEVCQVITENIEYAVDYINRYFEGVSVSRPQGTYMLFVDCTQWCGEHNKTIVELEKAGWDVGVAWQDGRMFHGPCSIRMNLALPLSRVKEAFDRLDKYVFNAGGDLS from the coding sequence ATGAAGTATGATTTTACTAGTATTATGGATCGTCATGAAAAGGATTCAATTGCAGTTGATGGTTTGGGATGCAGCCCGGGATTTGCACCGGACTGTCCGAAAGAAGGTTTTGACACAATACCTATGTGGGTTGCTGATATGAATTTTCCTACGGTACCAACAATAACGGAGGAGATTATAAAGCGAGCAAAACATCCGGCTTTTGGATACTTTAGCTCAACTGATGAATATTTTGATTCTATCATCAGATGGCAGAAAAATAGAAATGGTGTTGAGGGGCTGGAGAAACAGCATATCGGCTATGAAAATGGGGTTCTCGGCGGCGTTGTCAGTGCACTGAATGTATTCTGTTCAAAGGGAGACAATGTGTTACTCCATTCCCCGACCTATATTGGTTTTACAATGTGTGTGGAGAATAATGGCTATAATATTGTACATACACCTCTGATTCCAGATGACAAAGGTATCTGGCGTATGGATTATGAGGATATGGAAAAGAAGATTGTGGATAATAAGATTCATGCGGCTATCTTCTGTTCACCGCACAATCCATGTGGGAGAGTCTGGGAAAGAGAAGAAATAGAGAAAGCAATGGAGATTTATAAAAAACATGATGTTTTTGTTATTTCCGATGAAATATGGTCCGATATCATTACTAGCGGATACAAACATATCCCCACCCAGAGTATCAGTGAGGACGCAAGACAGAGAACGGTTGCTCTGTATGCACCATCAAAGACATTCAATCTTGCAGGTCTTGTTGGAAGTTACCACATTATATACAATAACTGGATCAGGGAACGAGTGGACAAGGAATCTTCGCTGAGTCATTATAATGACATGAACGTTCTTTCGATGCATGCGCTGATTGGTGCCTATAAGCCGGAAGGATACGAATGGGTTGATGAGGTGTGTCAGGTTATCACGGAAAATATTGAATATGCGGTGGATTATATCAATCGGTATTTTGAAGGAGTCTCTGTTTCGAGACCACAGGGAACCTATATGCTCTTTGTGGATTGTACACAATGGTGCGGGGAACATAATAAAACGATTGTCGAGTTGGAGAAAGCTGGCTGGGATGTGGGCGTTGCATGGCAGGATGGAAGGATGTTCCATGGACCGTGCAGTATTCGTATGAATCTGGCACTGCCGCTTAGCAGAGTAAAAGAGGCATTCGACAGACTCGATAAATATGTATTCAACGCCGGAGGTGATCTTTCATAA
- a CDS encoding sugar phosphate isomerase/epimerase family protein, whose protein sequence is MNEPIQKYFQIGTIQWMSHPPAKYPVVDSIYKLACDPYFDAIELTQIKDSDDRERVKKILQQSHMKVCYGAQPRLLNTGLNPNDVNEEGRKRAEETLIEAIDEAEYLGAKGIAFLAGKWTDENKDKAYENLLKTTRNLCDYAADKGMFIELEVFDYDMEKRALIGPAPLAARFAADMRMTNNNFGLLVDLSHFPTTYETSRFVIRTLRPYITHFHIGNAVVKEGCEAYGDQHPRFGFPESANDTAELIDFFTVLKEEGFFDKKDPYVLSFEVKPWAEEDGELIIANTKRVINRAWALVEG, encoded by the coding sequence ATGAACGAACCAATACAAAAGTATTTTCAAATCGGAACAATTCAATGGATGAGCCATCCACCGGCGAAATATCCGGTGGTCGATTCGATTTATAAACTGGCCTGTGATCCTTATTTTGATGCTATTGAACTTACGCAAATAAAAGATTCGGATGACAGAGAAAGGGTTAAAAAGATTTTACAACAGTCACACATGAAAGTCTGCTATGGTGCTCAGCCGCGGCTTTTGAATACCGGTCTCAATCCCAATGATGTAAATGAAGAGGGGCGAAAGAGGGCAGAGGAAACCCTGATTGAGGCCATCGATGAGGCAGAGTATCTGGGTGCAAAGGGGATTGCATTCCTTGCCGGCAAGTGGACTGACGAGAATAAAGATAAAGCTTATGAAAATCTGTTGAAGACCACAAGAAATCTCTGTGATTACGCGGCCGATAAGGGAATGTTTATTGAGCTTGAAGTTTTCGATTACGATATGGAAAAAAGGGCACTGATCGGGCCGGCGCCTCTGGCTGCCCGCTTTGCAGCTGACATGAGGATGACAAACAACAATTTTGGATTGTTGGTGGATTTGTCACATTTTCCAACAACCTATGAAACTTCCCGTTTTGTGATCCGGACACTGCGCCCCTATATCACACATTTTCACATTGGAAATGCCGTGGTCAAAGAGGGATGCGAGGCATATGGGGATCAGCATCCAAGATTCGGCTTCCCTGAAAGTGCGAATGATACAGCGGAACTGATAGATTTTTTTACTGTACTGAAAGAAGAAGGATTCTTCGACAAGAAAGATCCCTATGTGCTTTCCTTTGAAGTAAAACCATGGGCCGAGGAAGACGGAGAGCTCATCATAGCGAATACGAAACGAGTGATCAACAGAGCCTGGGCGCTGGTGGAAGGGTGA
- the fsa gene encoding fructose-6-phosphate aldolase — MKFFVDTANIEDIKKANDMGVICGVTTNPSLIAKEGRDFNEVIRQITSIVDGPISGEVKATITDAKGMIEEGCEIAAIHPNMVVKIPMTAEGLKACNVLSSKGIKVNVTLIFSANQALLAARAGAAFVSPFLGRLDDISVRGVGLIKEISKIFKEAGLETKIIAASIRNPIHVTDCALAGADIATVPYKVIEQMTRHPLTDAGIEKFKDDYRAVFGE, encoded by the coding sequence ATGAAATTTTTTGTTGATACAGCAAACATAGAAGATATCAAAAAAGCAAATGATATGGGGGTAATCTGCGGGGTTACCACGAATCCGTCTCTGATTGCGAAAGAGGGAAGAGATTTCAATGAGGTGATCCGGCAGATTACATCAATTGTCGATGGTCCAATCAGCGGTGAAGTAAAGGCTACAATTACAGATGCTAAAGGGATGATTGAAGAAGGATGTGAGATTGCCGCAATTCATCCAAACATGGTTGTTAAGATCCCGATGACAGCAGAGGGATTAAAGGCATGTAATGTGTTAAGTTCAAAAGGCATCAAGGTGAATGTAACCCTGATCTTTTCAGCAAATCAAGCCCTTCTCGCTGCAAGAGCAGGTGCTGCCTTCGTATCCCCATTTTTGGGACGCCTGGATGACATTAGTGTCAGAGGTGTTGGTCTCATAAAAGAGATCAGTAAAATATTCAAAGAAGCAGGACTGGAAACCAAGATTATCGCAGCCAGTATTCGCAATCCCATTCATGTTACGGACTGTGCACTGGCAGGGGCCGATATTGCCACAGTTCCCTACAAAGTAATTGAGCAGATGACCAGACATCCGCTGACCGATGCCGGGATTGAAAAGTTCAAGGACGATTATCGAGCAGTGTTTGGAGAATAA